Proteins encoded together in one Sander lucioperca isolate FBNREF2018 chromosome 17, SLUC_FBN_1.2, whole genome shotgun sequence window:
- the LOC116043292 gene encoding prostaglandin reductase 1 yields the protein MVQAKTWILTKHFDGFPKDSDFELKVEELSAPKDGEVLLEAVFLSVDPYMRPFSRVRMNEGDVMIGTQVAKVIQSNNPAFPVGSHVVGRCGWRTHTVCDGTDLIPVMPDWPQDVSLSLALGGIGMPGLTALYGIEEVLGLQKGETLLVNAAAGAVGSMVGQIAKIKGCKVVGSAGSDAKVAFLKDLGFDEAFNYKTVGSLEEALKKASPEGYDCFFENVGGPFSSVAIQQMKNFGRIAVCGAISTYNDTTPQTGPYPHLTMIFKQLKMEGFMQSRWEHKHPESLKRLIGWLKEGKLQCREHITKGFEKMPAAFMGILQGENIGKAVVAV from the exons ATGGTCCAAGCCAAGACGTGGATCCTTACCAAGCACTTTGACGGCTTCCCGAAGGACAGCGACTTTGAGCTTAAGGTGGAGGAGCTTTCTGCACCCAAAGATGGGG agGTGCTTTTGGAAGCAGTGTTTCTCAGTGTTGACCCATACATGAG GCCATTCAGTAGGGTTCGCATGAATGAAGGCGATGTGATGATTGGAACTCAAGTGGCCAA aGTGATTCAAAGTAATAACCCAGCATTTCCTGTGGGAAGCCATGTTGTTGGTCGTTGTGGCTGGAGAACCCACACAGTCTGTGATGGGACAGACCTCATTCCAGTCATGCCTGACTGGCCGCAAGACGTCTCGTTGTCCCTGGCTCTGGGGGGCATCGGCATGCCAGG ACTGACAGCTCTGTACGGGATAGAAGAAGTCTTAGGACTCCAGAAGGGTGAGACCCTGCTGGTGAATGCTGCAGCCGGGGCAGTGGGATCCATGGTGGGCCAGATTGCAAAGATCAAGGGCTGTAAAGTGGTGGGTTCAGCAGGGTCTGATGCCAAGGTGGCTTTCCTCAAAGATCTGGGCTTCGATGAGGCCTTCAACTACAAGACTGTTGGTTCCCTGGAGGAGGCACTGAAGAAGGCTTCTCCAGAAGGATATGACTGTTTCTTTGAAAAT GTGGGAGGCCCTTTTTCAAGCGTTGCGATACAGCAAATGAAGAACTTTGGAAGAATAGCTGTGTGTGGAGCTATTTCCACATATAATGACACCACACCCCAAACAG GCCCATACCCCCACCTGACCATGATCTTCAAGCAGCTTAAGATGGAGGGCTTCATGCAGAGCAGGTGGGAGCACAAGCACCCCGAGTCCCTTAAGAGGCTGATAGGATGGTTGAAAGAG GGCAAACTGCAGTGTCGGGAGCACATCACAAAAGGCTTTGAAAAGATGCCAGCTGCTTTCATGGGGATACTGCAGGGAGAAAACATCGGCAAGGCTGTTGTCGCAGTCTGA
- the haus3 gene encoding HAUS augmin-like complex subunit 3 isoform X4, whose protein sequence is MLDGSQFVDAVGRLGYPGASSLKASDFDWLFDCAPENLHFLRFVCRTLNQSNVLTKEEAHAFQELRKSGKPLLDEAALGELLKTIGPSDGSSANILGSSSSSSSAVFAAEGNVAIEDLEAELQALRKEKELKQHRFNRLHVVATSRADVDLRLSEERESAACKLKEASASIRAENADTNALLQNLTDEVRKLASYLPVQPEAKQKGKGEPVAPLNPSISKSPTVLLSQLPLDPYLHQEELNTKTLTAFTQKHFFQGISDIVETSCSERFQVLDLSSCEDGEDEENKHQGRGREARMVEHRRTEMARLQWSYIVAQHQLMQAMAEEKSVKAGLDWLSEKSSHTKSISMSSSLQVREVVSRKELQAVEAELEALLHGPVPAALRESARLLNVPVVRGDLALQVARQDYYTSRQNQVRDYLLRQKASFELVLLGQEMELRRWMICLKQLEEVNSRLIKEGETATLRIESLAHPDLAINPRPNPIISCKDAAFSRLLQILDHDSDHGRSEPFRTYEALNHAARDLAGNLQVTRDALAGAGREQYYTAARLYGDCEALHRAMYTELQQLVLGPQSSWSTMQSAFQKQSLMS, encoded by the exons ATGTTAGACGGTAGCCAGTTTGTGGATGCTGTGGGCCGTCTAGGTTATCCTGGTGCATCATCATTGAAGGCCTCCGACTTCGACTGGCTGTTTGACTGTGCCCCGGAGAACCTTCACTTCTTGCGCTTTGTCTGTCGGACCCTTAACCAGAGCAATGTTCTCACTAAGGAGGAGGCACATGCTTTTCAGGAGCTACGTAAGTCCGGCAAGCCACTTCTGGATGAAGCAGCCTTGGGCGAGCTCCTTAAAACCATTGGACCTTCAGATGGGAGCAGTGCAAACATCTTGGGGTCCTCTTCTTCGTCTTCATCCGCTGTGTTTGCAGCTGAGGGGAATGTGGCTATAGAGGACTTGGAGGCAGAGCTCCAGGCACTGCGTAAAGAGAAAGAGCTGAAGCAACATCGGTTTAACAGGTTGCATGTTGTGGCCACCTCTCGTGCAGATGTTGATCTACGACTTAGTGAAGAGCGGGAGAGCGCTGCATGTAAGCTAAAGGAGGCCAGTGCTTCCATTAGAGCTGAGAATGCTGACACCAACGCTCTATTACAAAACCTAACGGATGAGGTGAGAAAGCTTGCTTCGTACCTCCCAGTTCAGCCAGAGGCCAAGCaaaaaggaaaaggagaacCTGTGGCCCCATTAAATCCTTCTATCTCCAAAAGCCCCACTGTCCTCCTTTCTCAGCTGCCCTTGGATCCCTACCTGCACCAGGAGGAGCTCAACACTAAAACACTAACTGCCTTTACTCAGAAGCATTTCTTCCAGGGCATCTCTGACATTGTTGAGACTTCTTGCTCTGAGCGCTTCCAGGTCCTTGACCTCAGTTCTTGTGAAGATGGAGAGGATGAAGAGAACAAGCAccaggggagagggagggaggcgcGAATGGTGGAGCACAGGAGGACAGAGATGGCCAGACTTCAGTGGTCTTATATTGTGGCCCAGCACCAACTGATGCAGGCCATGGCAGAGGAGAAAAGTGTCAAGGCTGGACTGGACTGGCTCTCTGAGAAGTCCTCTCATACCAAG AGCATATCCATGTCCTCCTCACTGCAAGTCCGTGAGGTTGTCTCCAGGAAGGAGTTGCAGGCGGTGGAGGCTGAGCTGGAGGCTCTGCTCCATGGACCAGTACCTGCTGCCCTCAGAGAGTCAGCCAGGTTGCTTAATGTGCCGGTAGTGAGGGGAGACCTGGCTTTGCAAGTAGCCAGACAGGACTACTACACCTCCAGACAGAATCAG GTACGAGACTACCTACTCCGCCAGAAGGCTTCCTTTGAGCTGGTGCTCCTGGGTCAGGAGATGGAGTTGAGGAGGTGGATGATTTGTCTTAAGCAGCTGGAAGAAGTAAATAGCAGACTGATAAAAGAAGGTGAAACGGCAACCCTTAGAATTGAGTCCCTAGCACACCCTGACCTGGCCATCAACCCCAGGCCCAACCCTATCATCAGCTGCAAAGATGCAGCCTTCAGCAG GCTGCTCCAGATCCTTGACCATGATTCAGACCATGGTCGATCAGAGCCTTTCCGGACATATGAAGCATTGAACCACGCTGCTCGTGACCTTGCAGGCAACCTTCAGGTGACCCGAGATGCTCTAGCTGGTGCTGGCCGTGAGCAGTACTACACAGCTGCTCGTCTTTATGGCGACTGTGAGGCGCTCCACAGGGCAATGTACACAGAGCTCCAGCAGCTGGTCTTAGGGCCGCAG TCATCTTGGTCAACTATGCAGAGTGCATTTCAGAAGCAATCCTTAAT GAGCTGA
- the haus3 gene encoding HAUS augmin-like complex subunit 3 isoform X1, with amino-acid sequence MLDGSQFVDAVGRLGYPGASSLKASDFDWLFDCAPENLHFLRFVCRTLNQSNVLTKEEAHAFQELRKSGKPLLDEAALGELLKTIGPSDGSSANILGSSSSSSSAVFAAEGNVAIEDLEAELQALRKEKELKQHRFNRLHVVATSRADVDLRLSEERESAACKLKEASASIRAENADTNALLQNLTDEVRKLASYLPVQPEAKQKGKGEPVAPLNPSISKSPTVLLSQLPLDPYLHQEELNTKTLTAFTQKHFFQGISDIVETSCSERFQVLDLSSCEDGEDEENKHQGRGREARMVEHRRTEMARLQWSYIVAQHQLMQAMAEEKSVKAGLDWLSEKSSHTKSISMSSSLQVREVVSRKELQAVEAELEALLHGPVPAALRESARLLNVPVVRGDLALQVARQDYYTSRQNQVRDYLLRQKASFELVLLGQEMELRRWMICLKQLEEVNSRLIKEGETATLRIESLAHPDLAINPRPNPIISCKDAAFSRLLQILDHDSDHGRSEPFRTYEALNHAARDLAGNLQVTRDALAGAGREQYYTAARLYGDCEALHRAMYTELQQLVLGPQVRPTAITDQELLCPNAQVGLFPFLFCTVILVNYAECISEAILNELTVKLVGAESQLQSLQHVMQEIMGEVKAKRSQLERNALLRRERELYIYFHLDARLLQKVVEDLEGKMAAKRGQQ; translated from the exons ATGTTAGACGGTAGCCAGTTTGTGGATGCTGTGGGCCGTCTAGGTTATCCTGGTGCATCATCATTGAAGGCCTCCGACTTCGACTGGCTGTTTGACTGTGCCCCGGAGAACCTTCACTTCTTGCGCTTTGTCTGTCGGACCCTTAACCAGAGCAATGTTCTCACTAAGGAGGAGGCACATGCTTTTCAGGAGCTACGTAAGTCCGGCAAGCCACTTCTGGATGAAGCAGCCTTGGGCGAGCTCCTTAAAACCATTGGACCTTCAGATGGGAGCAGTGCAAACATCTTGGGGTCCTCTTCTTCGTCTTCATCCGCTGTGTTTGCAGCTGAGGGGAATGTGGCTATAGAGGACTTGGAGGCAGAGCTCCAGGCACTGCGTAAAGAGAAAGAGCTGAAGCAACATCGGTTTAACAGGTTGCATGTTGTGGCCACCTCTCGTGCAGATGTTGATCTACGACTTAGTGAAGAGCGGGAGAGCGCTGCATGTAAGCTAAAGGAGGCCAGTGCTTCCATTAGAGCTGAGAATGCTGACACCAACGCTCTATTACAAAACCTAACGGATGAGGTGAGAAAGCTTGCTTCGTACCTCCCAGTTCAGCCAGAGGCCAAGCaaaaaggaaaaggagaacCTGTGGCCCCATTAAATCCTTCTATCTCCAAAAGCCCCACTGTCCTCCTTTCTCAGCTGCCCTTGGATCCCTACCTGCACCAGGAGGAGCTCAACACTAAAACACTAACTGCCTTTACTCAGAAGCATTTCTTCCAGGGCATCTCTGACATTGTTGAGACTTCTTGCTCTGAGCGCTTCCAGGTCCTTGACCTCAGTTCTTGTGAAGATGGAGAGGATGAAGAGAACAAGCAccaggggagagggagggaggcgcGAATGGTGGAGCACAGGAGGACAGAGATGGCCAGACTTCAGTGGTCTTATATTGTGGCCCAGCACCAACTGATGCAGGCCATGGCAGAGGAGAAAAGTGTCAAGGCTGGACTGGACTGGCTCTCTGAGAAGTCCTCTCATACCAAG AGCATATCCATGTCCTCCTCACTGCAAGTCCGTGAGGTTGTCTCCAGGAAGGAGTTGCAGGCGGTGGAGGCTGAGCTGGAGGCTCTGCTCCATGGACCAGTACCTGCTGCCCTCAGAGAGTCAGCCAGGTTGCTTAATGTGCCGGTAGTGAGGGGAGACCTGGCTTTGCAAGTAGCCAGACAGGACTACTACACCTCCAGACAGAATCAG GTACGAGACTACCTACTCCGCCAGAAGGCTTCCTTTGAGCTGGTGCTCCTGGGTCAGGAGATGGAGTTGAGGAGGTGGATGATTTGTCTTAAGCAGCTGGAAGAAGTAAATAGCAGACTGATAAAAGAAGGTGAAACGGCAACCCTTAGAATTGAGTCCCTAGCACACCCTGACCTGGCCATCAACCCCAGGCCCAACCCTATCATCAGCTGCAAAGATGCAGCCTTCAGCAG GCTGCTCCAGATCCTTGACCATGATTCAGACCATGGTCGATCAGAGCCTTTCCGGACATATGAAGCATTGAACCACGCTGCTCGTGACCTTGCAGGCAACCTTCAGGTGACCCGAGATGCTCTAGCTGGTGCTGGCCGTGAGCAGTACTACACAGCTGCTCGTCTTTATGGCGACTGTGAGGCGCTCCACAGGGCAATGTACACAGAGCTCCAGCAGCTGGTCTTAGGGCCGCAGGTACGTCCAACGGCCATCACTGACCAGGAGCTGCTCTGCCCTAATGCACAGGTGGgtttgtttccttttcttttctgcaCAGTCATCTTGGTCAACTATGCAGAGTGCATTTCAGAAGCAATCCTTAAT GAGCTGACGGTGAAGCTTGTGGGAGCAGAGTCTCAGCTGCAGAGTTTGCAGCATGTAATGCAAGAAATCATGGGGGAAGTTAAAGCCAAGCGTTCTCAGCTGGAGCGCAATGCCCTCCTAAGGCGAGAGAGGGAGTTGTACATCTACTTCCACTTGGATGCCCGGCTGCTGCAGAAAGTAGTGGAAGATCTGGAGGGCAAAATGGCTGCGAAGAGAGGGCAGCAGTAA
- the haus3 gene encoding HAUS augmin-like complex subunit 3 isoform X2 has product MLDGSQFVDAVGRLGYPGASSLKASDFDWLFDCAPENLHFLRFVCRTLNQSNVLTKEEAHAFQELRKSGKPLLDEAALGELLKTIGPSDGSSANILGSSSSSSSAVFAAEGNVAIEDLEAELQALRKEKELKQHRFNRLHVVATSRADVDLRLSEERESAACKLKEASASIRAENADTNALLQNLTDEVRKLASYLPVQPEAKQKGKGEPVAPLNPSISKSPTVLLSQLPLDPYLHQEELNTKTLTAFTQKHFFQGISDIVETSCSERFQVLDLSSCEDGEDEENKHQGRGREARMVEHRRTEMARLQWSYIVAQHQLMQAMAEEKSVKAGLDWLSEKSSHTKSISMSSSLQVREVVSRKELQAVEAELEALLHGPVPAALRESARLLNVPVVRGDLALQVARQDYYTSRQNQVRDYLLRQKASFELVLLGQEMELRRWMICLKQLEEVNSRLIKEGETATLRIESLAHPDLAINPRPNPIISCKDAAFSRLLQILDHDSDHGRSEPFRTYEALNHAARDLAGNLQVTRDALAGAGREQYYTAARLYGDCEALHRAMYTELQQLVLGPQVRPTAITDQELLCPNAQELTVKLVGAESQLQSLQHVMQEIMGEVKAKRSQLERNALLRRERELYIYFHLDARLLQKVVEDLEGKMAAKRGQQ; this is encoded by the exons ATGTTAGACGGTAGCCAGTTTGTGGATGCTGTGGGCCGTCTAGGTTATCCTGGTGCATCATCATTGAAGGCCTCCGACTTCGACTGGCTGTTTGACTGTGCCCCGGAGAACCTTCACTTCTTGCGCTTTGTCTGTCGGACCCTTAACCAGAGCAATGTTCTCACTAAGGAGGAGGCACATGCTTTTCAGGAGCTACGTAAGTCCGGCAAGCCACTTCTGGATGAAGCAGCCTTGGGCGAGCTCCTTAAAACCATTGGACCTTCAGATGGGAGCAGTGCAAACATCTTGGGGTCCTCTTCTTCGTCTTCATCCGCTGTGTTTGCAGCTGAGGGGAATGTGGCTATAGAGGACTTGGAGGCAGAGCTCCAGGCACTGCGTAAAGAGAAAGAGCTGAAGCAACATCGGTTTAACAGGTTGCATGTTGTGGCCACCTCTCGTGCAGATGTTGATCTACGACTTAGTGAAGAGCGGGAGAGCGCTGCATGTAAGCTAAAGGAGGCCAGTGCTTCCATTAGAGCTGAGAATGCTGACACCAACGCTCTATTACAAAACCTAACGGATGAGGTGAGAAAGCTTGCTTCGTACCTCCCAGTTCAGCCAGAGGCCAAGCaaaaaggaaaaggagaacCTGTGGCCCCATTAAATCCTTCTATCTCCAAAAGCCCCACTGTCCTCCTTTCTCAGCTGCCCTTGGATCCCTACCTGCACCAGGAGGAGCTCAACACTAAAACACTAACTGCCTTTACTCAGAAGCATTTCTTCCAGGGCATCTCTGACATTGTTGAGACTTCTTGCTCTGAGCGCTTCCAGGTCCTTGACCTCAGTTCTTGTGAAGATGGAGAGGATGAAGAGAACAAGCAccaggggagagggagggaggcgcGAATGGTGGAGCACAGGAGGACAGAGATGGCCAGACTTCAGTGGTCTTATATTGTGGCCCAGCACCAACTGATGCAGGCCATGGCAGAGGAGAAAAGTGTCAAGGCTGGACTGGACTGGCTCTCTGAGAAGTCCTCTCATACCAAG AGCATATCCATGTCCTCCTCACTGCAAGTCCGTGAGGTTGTCTCCAGGAAGGAGTTGCAGGCGGTGGAGGCTGAGCTGGAGGCTCTGCTCCATGGACCAGTACCTGCTGCCCTCAGAGAGTCAGCCAGGTTGCTTAATGTGCCGGTAGTGAGGGGAGACCTGGCTTTGCAAGTAGCCAGACAGGACTACTACACCTCCAGACAGAATCAG GTACGAGACTACCTACTCCGCCAGAAGGCTTCCTTTGAGCTGGTGCTCCTGGGTCAGGAGATGGAGTTGAGGAGGTGGATGATTTGTCTTAAGCAGCTGGAAGAAGTAAATAGCAGACTGATAAAAGAAGGTGAAACGGCAACCCTTAGAATTGAGTCCCTAGCACACCCTGACCTGGCCATCAACCCCAGGCCCAACCCTATCATCAGCTGCAAAGATGCAGCCTTCAGCAG GCTGCTCCAGATCCTTGACCATGATTCAGACCATGGTCGATCAGAGCCTTTCCGGACATATGAAGCATTGAACCACGCTGCTCGTGACCTTGCAGGCAACCTTCAGGTGACCCGAGATGCTCTAGCTGGTGCTGGCCGTGAGCAGTACTACACAGCTGCTCGTCTTTATGGCGACTGTGAGGCGCTCCACAGGGCAATGTACACAGAGCTCCAGCAGCTGGTCTTAGGGCCGCAGGTACGTCCAACGGCCATCACTGACCAGGAGCTGCTCTGCCCTAATGCACAG GAGCTGACGGTGAAGCTTGTGGGAGCAGAGTCTCAGCTGCAGAGTTTGCAGCATGTAATGCAAGAAATCATGGGGGAAGTTAAAGCCAAGCGTTCTCAGCTGGAGCGCAATGCCCTCCTAAGGCGAGAGAGGGAGTTGTACATCTACTTCCACTTGGATGCCCGGCTGCTGCAGAAAGTAGTGGAAGATCTGGAGGGCAAAATGGCTGCGAAGAGAGGGCAGCAGTAA
- the haus3 gene encoding HAUS augmin-like complex subunit 3 isoform X3, with protein sequence MLDGSQFVDAVGRLGYPGASSLKASDFDWLFDCAPENLHFLRFVCRTLNQSNVLTKEEAHAFQELRKSGKPLLDEAALGELLKTIGPSDGSSANILGSSSSSSSAVFAAEGNVAIEDLEAELQALRKEKELKQHRFNRLHVVATSRADVDLRLSEERESAACKLKEASASIRAENADTNALLQNLTDEVRKLASYLPVQPEAKQKGKGEPVAPLNPSISKSPTVLLSQLPLDPYLHQEELNTKTLTAFTQKHFFQGISDIVETSCSERFQVLDLSSCEDGEDEENKHQGRGREARMVEHRRTEMARLQWSYIVAQHQLMQAMAEEKSVKAGLDWLSEKSSHTKSISMSSSLQVREVVSRKELQAVEAELEALLHGPVPAALRESARLLNVPVVRGDLALQVARQDYYTSRQNQVRDYLLRQKASFELVLLGQEMELRRWMICLKQLEEVNSRLIKEGETATLRIESLAHPDLAINPRPNPIISCKDAAFSRLLQILDHDSDHGRSEPFRTYEALNHAARDLAGNLQVTRDALAGAGREQYYTAARLYGDCEALHRAMYTELQQLVLGPQELTVKLVGAESQLQSLQHVMQEIMGEVKAKRSQLERNALLRRERELYIYFHLDARLLQKVVEDLEGKMAAKRGQQ encoded by the exons ATGTTAGACGGTAGCCAGTTTGTGGATGCTGTGGGCCGTCTAGGTTATCCTGGTGCATCATCATTGAAGGCCTCCGACTTCGACTGGCTGTTTGACTGTGCCCCGGAGAACCTTCACTTCTTGCGCTTTGTCTGTCGGACCCTTAACCAGAGCAATGTTCTCACTAAGGAGGAGGCACATGCTTTTCAGGAGCTACGTAAGTCCGGCAAGCCACTTCTGGATGAAGCAGCCTTGGGCGAGCTCCTTAAAACCATTGGACCTTCAGATGGGAGCAGTGCAAACATCTTGGGGTCCTCTTCTTCGTCTTCATCCGCTGTGTTTGCAGCTGAGGGGAATGTGGCTATAGAGGACTTGGAGGCAGAGCTCCAGGCACTGCGTAAAGAGAAAGAGCTGAAGCAACATCGGTTTAACAGGTTGCATGTTGTGGCCACCTCTCGTGCAGATGTTGATCTACGACTTAGTGAAGAGCGGGAGAGCGCTGCATGTAAGCTAAAGGAGGCCAGTGCTTCCATTAGAGCTGAGAATGCTGACACCAACGCTCTATTACAAAACCTAACGGATGAGGTGAGAAAGCTTGCTTCGTACCTCCCAGTTCAGCCAGAGGCCAAGCaaaaaggaaaaggagaacCTGTGGCCCCATTAAATCCTTCTATCTCCAAAAGCCCCACTGTCCTCCTTTCTCAGCTGCCCTTGGATCCCTACCTGCACCAGGAGGAGCTCAACACTAAAACACTAACTGCCTTTACTCAGAAGCATTTCTTCCAGGGCATCTCTGACATTGTTGAGACTTCTTGCTCTGAGCGCTTCCAGGTCCTTGACCTCAGTTCTTGTGAAGATGGAGAGGATGAAGAGAACAAGCAccaggggagagggagggaggcgcGAATGGTGGAGCACAGGAGGACAGAGATGGCCAGACTTCAGTGGTCTTATATTGTGGCCCAGCACCAACTGATGCAGGCCATGGCAGAGGAGAAAAGTGTCAAGGCTGGACTGGACTGGCTCTCTGAGAAGTCCTCTCATACCAAG AGCATATCCATGTCCTCCTCACTGCAAGTCCGTGAGGTTGTCTCCAGGAAGGAGTTGCAGGCGGTGGAGGCTGAGCTGGAGGCTCTGCTCCATGGACCAGTACCTGCTGCCCTCAGAGAGTCAGCCAGGTTGCTTAATGTGCCGGTAGTGAGGGGAGACCTGGCTTTGCAAGTAGCCAGACAGGACTACTACACCTCCAGACAGAATCAG GTACGAGACTACCTACTCCGCCAGAAGGCTTCCTTTGAGCTGGTGCTCCTGGGTCAGGAGATGGAGTTGAGGAGGTGGATGATTTGTCTTAAGCAGCTGGAAGAAGTAAATAGCAGACTGATAAAAGAAGGTGAAACGGCAACCCTTAGAATTGAGTCCCTAGCACACCCTGACCTGGCCATCAACCCCAGGCCCAACCCTATCATCAGCTGCAAAGATGCAGCCTTCAGCAG GCTGCTCCAGATCCTTGACCATGATTCAGACCATGGTCGATCAGAGCCTTTCCGGACATATGAAGCATTGAACCACGCTGCTCGTGACCTTGCAGGCAACCTTCAGGTGACCCGAGATGCTCTAGCTGGTGCTGGCCGTGAGCAGTACTACACAGCTGCTCGTCTTTATGGCGACTGTGAGGCGCTCCACAGGGCAATGTACACAGAGCTCCAGCAGCTGGTCTTAGGGCCGCAG GAGCTGACGGTGAAGCTTGTGGGAGCAGAGTCTCAGCTGCAGAGTTTGCAGCATGTAATGCAAGAAATCATGGGGGAAGTTAAAGCCAAGCGTTCTCAGCTGGAGCGCAATGCCCTCCTAAGGCGAGAGAGGGAGTTGTACATCTACTTCCACTTGGATGCCCGGCTGCTGCAGAAAGTAGTGGAAGATCTGGAGGGCAAAATGGCTGCGAAGAGAGGGCAGCAGTAA